A genome region from Geodermatophilus bullaregiensis includes the following:
- a CDS encoding ABC transporter ATP-binding protein: protein MALAQQTDLLLLDEPTTFLDVSHRIEVLDLLTDLNRSRGTTVVMVLHDLNMAARYADHLVALTSGRVHATGGPQQVLTEESVRAVFGLDSRIITDPTSGRPLVLPIGRHHTRRRPLPCAASRWGIPRGTGTSRGPAPRASPPTVPLRDRHALGAGDGCGGRRGVTPRRCGERSREPRCPARPRRATLVACSSSSSSRTGPGRTPDAVDVPGCVRVPRAARPGVASRLEEGLPPCTC, encoded by the coding sequence ATGGCGCTGGCCCAGCAGACCGATCTGCTGCTCCTCGACGAGCCGACGACGTTCCTCGACGTGAGCCACCGGATCGAGGTCCTGGACCTGCTCACCGACCTCAACCGGTCACGCGGCACCACCGTCGTCATGGTGCTGCACGACCTCAACATGGCCGCCCGCTACGCCGACCACCTGGTCGCGCTGACGTCCGGGCGGGTCCACGCGACGGGTGGGCCGCAGCAGGTGCTCACCGAGGAGAGCGTGCGCGCCGTGTTCGGCCTGGACAGCCGGATCATCACCGATCCCACGTCGGGCCGGCCCCTCGTGCTGCCCATCGGCCGCCACCACACGCGGCGCCGGCCGCTGCCCTGCGCGGCGAGTCGGTGGGGGATCCCTCGCGGGACGGGCACCTCGCGCGGTCCAGCGCCGAGGGCGTCACCGCCGACGGTCCCCCTGCGGGACCGCCACGCCCTCGGTGCGGGTGACGGGTGCGGGGGTCGCCGCGGGGTGACTCCCCGCCGCTGCGGCGAGAGGTCGCGAGAACCCCGTTGCCCGGCGCGGCCCCGACGCGCCACGCTCGTCGCGTGCAGCAGCTCCTCTTCCTCTAGGACCGGCCCAGGCCGCACCCCCGACGCTGTCGACGTCCCGGGGTGCGTCCGCGTGCCCCGCGCCGCCCGTCCGGGCGTCGCGTCCCGCCTCGAGGAAGGACTGCCCCCGTGCACCTGCTGA
- a CDS encoding macrolide family glycosyltransferase, whose product MHLLMVGTTAPSHVYPGLAVIAELVRRGHRVTYAVGERLAPLVAPTGADVLAHRSLLPTADEHWPQDVAQARHVFLDEQAAVLPLLEEQARPDAVLYDIGGYAGRVAARRWDVPAVQLSPAYVAWDGYEEDMAEHEAAVAAGPSGRRFAAALRDWLDAHGVTDDGEAFVGRPSACVVLVPRVLQPHADRVDPDRYVFAGPCPDPSRLTGWAPPPGDDRPLVYVGLGTAYTDRPDLYRLCLQVLGEDHRVVLASGKVDPADLGPLPRGAVVARVQPQLDVLAHADLFVTHAGMGGAGEALWYGVPTVAVPQAVDQFLNAETLERIGAGVRLGAVEPVALRSAVAAARACAGRARALRGEVRATGGPVPAADAVERLAAG is encoded by the coding sequence GTGCACCTGCTGATGGTCGGTACCACCGCCCCGAGCCACGTCTACCCCGGCCTCGCCGTCATCGCCGAGCTCGTCCGCCGCGGCCACCGCGTCACCTACGCCGTCGGGGAGCGCCTCGCTCCGCTGGTCGCGCCCACGGGTGCCGACGTGCTCGCGCACCGCTCGCTGCTGCCCACCGCGGACGAGCACTGGCCACAGGACGTGGCCCAGGCGCGCCACGTGTTCCTCGACGAGCAGGCGGCGGTGCTGCCGCTGCTGGAGGAGCAGGCGAGGCCCGATGCGGTGCTCTACGACATCGGCGGCTACGCCGGCCGCGTGGCCGCGCGGCGCTGGGACGTCCCCGCCGTGCAGCTGAGCCCGGCGTACGTCGCCTGGGACGGCTACGAGGAGGACATGGCCGAGCACGAGGCGGCGGTGGCGGCCGGCCCCAGCGGGCGGCGGTTCGCCGCGGCGCTGCGGGACTGGCTCGACGCGCACGGGGTGACCGACGACGGCGAGGCGTTCGTGGGCCGGCCGTCGGCGTGCGTCGTCCTGGTGCCGCGGGTGCTGCAGCCGCACGCCGACCGGGTCGACCCCGACCGCTACGTCTTCGCCGGACCGTGCCCCGACCCGTCGCGGCTGACCGGCTGGGCGCCACCACCCGGCGACGACCGGCCGCTGGTCTACGTCGGCCTGGGCACGGCCTACACCGACCGCCCTGACCTCTACCGACTGTGCCTGCAGGTCCTCGGCGAGGACCACCGCGTGGTCCTCGCCAGCGGCAAGGTCGACCCGGCCGACCTCGGCCCGCTGCCGCGGGGAGCGGTGGTGGCGCGGGTGCAGCCGCAGCTGGACGTCCTGGCGCACGCCGACCTGTTCGTCACCCACGCGGGGATGGGCGGCGCGGGGGAGGCCCTCTGGTACGGCGTGCCGACGGTCGCCGTCCCGCAGGCGGTCGACCAGTTCCTCAACGCCGAGACCCTCGAGCGCATCGGTGCGGGTGTCCGGCTGGGGGCCGTCGAGCCGGTCGCGCTGCGCTCGGCCGTCGCTGCCGCGCGGGCCTGCGCCGGCCGGGCGCGGGCGCTGCGGGGCGAGGTGCGTGCCACCGGCGGGCCCGTCCCCGCGGCCGACGCCGTCGAACGCCTCGCCGCCGGCTGA